Proteins encoded by one window of Chaetodon trifascialis isolate fChaTrf1 chromosome 15, fChaTrf1.hap1, whole genome shotgun sequence:
- the LOC139343986 gene encoding small integral membrane protein 36-like: MGFLENYQEIDPVTLNLCILIASYVILLLVFLISCIMYDCRGKDPTKEYAPDPQPTQSPIRLVVMQSSPAPVGRWDTANMITTYHEPTHSDFREKKSTMV, translated from the coding sequence ATGGGCTTTTTGGAAAACTACCAGGAGATTGATCCCGTCACTTTGAACCTTTGCATCCTCATCGCCAGCTACGTTATCTTGCTCCTGGTCTTCCTGATATCGTGTATCATGTACGACTGCCGGGGCAAAGATCCCACCAAGGAGTACGCCCCGGACCCGCAGCCGACTCAGTCTCCCATCAGGCTGGTGGTGATGCAGAGCTCTCCGGCCCCGGTGGGACGGTGGGACACGGCCAACATGATCACAACCTACCACGAGCCAACGCATTCTGACTTCAGGGAGAAGAAGAGCACGATGGTGTGA